DNA sequence from the Candidatus Sulfuricurvum sp. RIFRC-1 genome:
TACTGTGAACACGAAGATATCGACAATCTCTCACATGCGATCTATTCTATCCCTGAACTCCACGGTAATATTGCCGCCGGATCTCGTCTTGTTGCTAATCCGGGATGCCATGTTACCGCTTCTTTGATGGCACTGGCTCCATTTCTGGATCATATCGATCTTACTAATCCGATTTTTATTGATTCCAAAACCGGTGTTTCGGGTGCGGGGAAATCTCCGAGCAGTGCCGTTCATTACGTCAGTGTCAATGACAACATTAACTGCTACAACATCATCAAGCATCGCCATGCTACCGAGATCGAACAGCATGCATCGGCTTTATGTGCCAATGAAGTGAAAGTGACTTTTGTCCCTTCCTTGGTTCCGATGACGCGAGGGATGCTTGCGTGTGTTTATGCAACGTTGAAAACCGATTGCGATCCTTTGGCGCTTATGGAATCATTTTATAAGAATAAACCCTTTGTCCGTCTCCGTAGTGCACCACCGCATACAAAAATGACCTCCGGAACGAATTTCGCAGATGTGTATGCCACCCGCCATGGTAATGCACTCGTCGCGATGTGTGCAATCGATAATTTGATGCGCGGTGCGAGCTCACAAGCTCTGGTCAATGCAAACCTCATGATGGGATTGGACGAAACTCTCGGAATTCCCACCATCTCTTATGTCCCTTAAACCTCTCAAAAATGGGGCGATTCTCATCGCAGATGCCCATTGCGCCCCGTGGCGCACCCCTTTTATCGATTTTTTATATGCTCTTGAATCAGGTGAGATTACGACACCGCAACTGATTTTGATGGGAGATATCTTAGACATGCTTTATGGTCCGATACCTCGAACTTATGAGTACAATACAGAGGTAATCGATTTACTCAACCGTCTCTCAACTGTGATTGAAATCATTTACTTAGAGGGAAATCACGATTTTTTAATCGGTGATTTATTCCCGAAAACAGAAGTGATTCGTCGTGAAAATCAGCCCTTGATGATGATACATGAAGGTAAAAAAATCGCACTTTCTCATGGTGATAGCCATATGGGGTTTGGATATGAAGTGTATACGGTACTTATCCGTAATCCACTGATTCTTGCGGGGTTGAGAGCTATCGATACACTTGGGAACGGTTTTATCGTTGCATGGTTAGAAAAGCAGATGAAACGAAAAAATCATTGCCGTAAGATTGTCCATTTTGAAGACTTAATCCAAAATCGATTATTATCACTGAAGCTAGATTCTGTCGATCTTTTGATTGAGGGACATTTCCACCAAAATCGGATATTCAAAGTTAATCATTTAGATTATATTAACGTCGGTGCTTTTGCTTGCAATGAAAGATACTTTACTGTACAATCAAGCCAAAATCAGCCGTTATTACACGAAGCAGTTTTTCGTAAGGAGCCCCGATGAAGGGACAAGGTGATATTTTAAAAGTCGGCACAAATGAGATGGAATTGGTCGATTTTCGTATTTTTAAGCGTGAAGGCGATGAAATATACGAAGGGATATACGGTGTTAACGTCTCTAAAGTACGTGAAATTATCCGATTTCCGAAATTAACCGAACTACCGGGAACCCCTCCGTTTATCGAGGGAATTTTCGATTTGCGCGGTGTGGTTATTCCGGTCGTCAATCTGGCTACATGGATGGGAGTGGAAGCTCCTGAAGAGATGGCCCATGAGTCACGTGTGATTATTACCGAATTCAATAATATTCTGATCGGCTTTGTGGTCCACGAAGCTAAACGTATCCGCCGAATCAATTGGAAAGATATTGAACCGGCCTCTTTCATATCCTCCTCCGGAGGGCTGGACGGTTCTAAAATTACGGGTGTCACCCGTATTGAAGATGATGGTGTCCTTTTGATTTTAGATTTGGAAGGGGTTGTTCAAGAGCTCGGTCTCTATCAACCTTCCCGTGGAAAGCTAGAAGAGGGGAAAGATCGCTTTAGCGGTCATGTTTTACTTCTTGATGACAGTGCAACCGCACGACGTATTATTAAAGAGGCATTGGAGCAAATGGGCTTTGATGTTATCGAAGCAACGGACGGGCAGCAAGGGCTTAAAATTTTGGAAGATTTGTATCATGCATACGGTGATAACCTTTCTTCTAAACTCCGTCTTATCGCATCGGATATCGAAATGCCGTTGATGGATGGATTCCATTTTGCGGCGAATGTCAAATCCGATGAGCGTTTCAAGATGATACCGATTGTCTTTAACTCTTCCATTAGCGATCATTTCAGCGAAATGCGTGGACGTGAAGCCGGCGGAGAAGCGTATTTGGTCAAATTTGATTCGAATTTATTTTACGATGAAGTAGCGCGTGTCGTTCGTGCTCATATTCAATAGGGGTTAGACAATGGATGAATTTGAAGAGATATTACAAGATTTTCTGATTGAGTCGTTTGAACTGATCGAACAGCTTGACCAAGACCTTGTCGAACTGGAATCACGACCCGATGATTTGGATTTACTAAATCGTATCTTTCGGGTAGCGCATACGATTAAAGGGGCGAGTTCCTTTTTAAACTTTGATGTATTGACCCATTTGACTCACCATATGGAAAATCTCCTCAATATGGCACGTCATGGAGATTTAACCATCGATGCGGATGTTATGGATGTCATCCTCGAATCGATCGATTTGATGAAAGCATTGTTGGTACGAATCCGTGATAGAGGTGTGGATAGCGGATTGGAAGTCACTCATTGTGTCGAGCGTTTGGATGCGGTCGCTAACGGTACCCCGCTCAGTGCTGTGGCCGAAGCACCGGCTCCCGCTCCAGAACCGGAAGTTGCTGCATCACCGGTACAAGAGGATGAAGAAGCCGATTACTCTGGAATGAGCGAAGCGGAAGTAGAAGCAGAGATTGAGCGGCTTATCGCTGTTCGTCAAGCCGAAGATGCAGCTAAACGAGCGCACAAAGCTCCACCGGCTACTCCGATGGCAGAAGAAGAGGAACCCGATTATTCAGGAATGAGTGAAGAGGAAGTGGAAGCAGAAATTGAGCGTCTTATCGCTGTTCGTCAAGCCGAAGATGCGGCAAAACGTGCGCAAAAAAGTGTAGAACCTGAAGCGCCGAAAGCGCCACCGGCACCTGTGGCAGTTACTCCGGTCGCAGCACCAAAAGTAGAAGTAGTTGCACCGAAAGTGGCACCGACACCTCGAAAAGTGGAGCCGAAAGAGGATGGAGAATCTCGCGGCGGCGCGGCGGTCGAGCAAACGATTCGTGTCGATGTAAAACGGTTGGATCATTTGATGAATTTGATCGGTGAACTCGTTCTTGGTAAAAACCGTCTGATTAAGATCAATGATGATGTTGAAGAACGTTACGAAGGAGAAGCCTTCCTCGAAGAGCTGAATCAAGTGGTTTCAATCGTTTCATTGGTTACCACCGATTTGCAAATCGCTGTTATGAAAACCCGTATGCTTCCGATTGGGAAAGTATTTAACAAATTCCCTCGTATGATACGTGACTTATCGCGTGAGCTGAACAAAAAAATTGAGCTAGAGATTACGGGTGAAGAGACAGAACTCGATAAATCGATCGTCGAAGAGATCGGTGATCCGCTCGTCCATATTATCCGTAACTCATGTGACCATGGGATTGAAACACCGGATGTTCGTTTGGCCTCCGGTAAAGAAGAGGGCGGAACCATCCATCTTAAAGCATACCATGAGGGGAACCATATCGTTATTCAAATCATCGATGACGGTAAAGGGCTTGATGCCGATATGCTTAAATCCAAATCGATTGAGAAAGGTATCATTACTGAAAAAGAAGCGGATGGGATGACTGAAAAAGAGGCATTTGGCCTCATTTTCCGACCGGGCTTCTCAACCGCAGCGCAAGTCACCAGCGTTTCAGGACGTGGGGTCGGCATGGATGTGGTGAAGACCAACATCGAAAAACTAAACGGTATGATCGATATCGACTCCGAAGTGGGCAAGGGTACGTCGATGAAACTCAAAATCCCGCTCACCTTGGCGATTATCCAAGCGTTGCTTGTCGGGGTTCAAGAAGAGTATTATGCGATCCCTCTTGCATCCGTTCTTGAGACGGTACGTATTAGCAAAGATGAGATTTATACCGTTGAGAGCCGCTCTGTTATGCGTCTACGTGATGAAGTTCTTTCTCTCGTTCATATCGGCGATATTTTCGAAGTTGAACGTGTCTTTGATAACAGCGAACATGCGTATGTTGTTGTCCTCGGTCTTGCAGAGAGTAAAATCGGTCTTATTGTCGATTCATTGGTTGGGCAAGAAGAGATTGTTATCAAATCTCTCGGCGAATATCTCAAAGGGATCGAAGGGATCGCAGGGGCAACCATTCGCGGTGATGGCGGCGTGACATTGATCGTTGATGTCGCGGCATTGATGCAAATGGCAAAATCGGTTAAATCGACCGTCGGTCAAGAGAGTGCAGAATCCAAAGGGCGTTTAGGGGTGAAAAATAAAGCGAGCGATTATACGGTGATGATCGTTGATGACTCAAAAACCGATCGTACCATTATGCGTAAAGCATTAGAGCCGATGGGAATCACCCTTGTCGAAGCGATTGATGGAGTTGAAGCACTCAATGTCTTGAAGCAGGGCGAGTATATGTTCGATGCAATGCTTGTAGACATTGAGATGCCGCGAATGGATGGCTATACTTTGGCCGCTGAGATCAAAAAATACAATAAGTATAAAAATCTCCCATTGATCGCGGTGACATCCCGTACCGGAAAAGCGGATCGTATGCGCGGTGTCGAATCAGGAATGATCGAGTACATCACGAAACCGTATTCACCGGAATATCTGATGAATGTCGTCAAACGAAACATCAAATTTAACGAGGGGCTATAACATGAGCGAAAAACTCCAACAAATTATTAACAAACAGCAAAAGTCCCTCTCAGGAGATGATATTAAAATCGATGAAGTGATTCAGCTGGTCGGTTTCATCGTGGGGGACGAAGAATTTTCGGTGCCCATTTTGAGTAT
Encoded proteins:
- a CDS encoding metallophosphoesterase, with translation MSLKPLKNGAILIADAHCAPWRTPFIDFLYALESGEITTPQLILMGDILDMLYGPIPRTYEYNTEVIDLLNRLSTVIEIIYLEGNHDFLIGDLFPKTEVIRRENQPLMMIHEGKKIALSHGDSHMGFGYEVYTVLIRNPLILAGLRAIDTLGNGFIVAWLEKQMKRKNHCRKIVHFEDLIQNRLLSLKLDSVDLLIEGHFHQNRIFKVNHLDYINVGAFACNERYFTVQSSQNQPLLHEAVFRKEPR
- the argC gene encoding N-acetyl-gamma-glutamyl-phosphate reductase; translated protein: MNPINVGIIGVSGYTGIELVKMLISHPIFNLVYCANTEGATTVSELHPALMGVCDLSVEKVDIDRAAEICELIFLALPHKTAMQSAKGLLERGIKVVDLSADYRLNQENYEAFYCEHEDIDNLSHAIYSIPELHGNIAAGSRLVANPGCHVTASLMALAPFLDHIDLTNPIFIDSKTGVSGAGKSPSSAVHYVSVNDNINCYNIIKHRHATEIEQHASALCANEVKVTFVPSLVPMTRGMLACVYATLKTDCDPLALMESFYKNKPFVRLRSAPPHTKMTSGTNFADVYATRHGNALVAMCAIDNLMRGASSQALVNANLMMGLDETLGIPTISYVP
- a CDS encoding chemotaxis protein CheW, with translation MDEFEEILQDFLIESFELIEQLDQDLVELESRPDDLDLLNRIFRVAHTIKGASSFLNFDVLTHLTHHMENLLNMARHGDLTIDADVMDVILESIDLMKALLVRIRDRGVDSGLEVTHCVERLDAVANGTPLSAVAEAPAPAPEPEVAASPVQEDEEADYSGMSEAEVEAEIERLIAVRQAEDAAKRAHKAPPATPMAEEEEPDYSGMSEEEVEAEIERLIAVRQAEDAAKRAQKSVEPEAPKAPPAPVAVTPVAAPKVEVVAPKVAPTPRKVEPKEDGESRGGAAVEQTIRVDVKRLDHLMNLIGELVLGKNRLIKINDDVEERYEGEAFLEELNQVVSIVSLVTTDLQIAVMKTRMLPIGKVFNKFPRMIRDLSRELNKKIELEITGEETELDKSIVEEIGDPLVHIIRNSCDHGIETPDVRLASGKEEGGTIHLKAYHEGNHIVIQIIDDGKGLDADMLKSKSIEKGIITEKEADGMTEKEAFGLIFRPGFSTAAQVTSVSGRGVGMDVVKTNIEKLNGMIDIDSEVGKGTSMKLKIPLTLAIIQALLVGVQEEYYAIPLASVLETVRISKDEIYTVESRSVMRLRDEVLSLVHIGDIFEVERVFDNSEHAYVVVLGLAESKIGLIVDSLVGQEEIVIKSLGEYLKGIEGIAGATIRGDGGVTLIVDVAALMQMAKSVKSTVGQESAESKGRLGVKNKASDYTVMIVDDSKTDRTIMRKALEPMGITLVEAIDGVEALNVLKQGEYMFDAMLVDIEMPRMDGYTLAAEIKKYNKYKNLPLIAVTSRTGKADRMRGVESGMIEYITKPYSPEYLMNVVKRNIKFNEGL
- a CDS encoding chemotaxis protein → MKGQGDILKVGTNEMELVDFRIFKREGDEIYEGIYGVNVSKVREIIRFPKLTELPGTPPFIEGIFDLRGVVIPVVNLATWMGVEAPEEMAHESRVIITEFNNILIGFVVHEAKRIRRINWKDIEPASFISSSGGLDGSKITGVTRIEDDGVLLILDLEGVVQELGLYQPSRGKLEEGKDRFSGHVLLLDDSATARRIIKEALEQMGFDVIEATDGQQGLKILEDLYHAYGDNLSSKLRLIASDIEMPLMDGFHFAANVKSDERFKMIPIVFNSSISDHFSEMRGREAGGEAYLVKFDSNLFYDEVARVVRAHIQ